Within Hydra vulgaris chromosome 02, alternate assembly HydraT2T_AEP, the genomic segment GAATACCATCTTCGCTGAATATGCTTTGCCAGAAAAGGATACGCCAGTGACAACTGACCACGGATCGAACGTCGTAGCAGCATTGAAGAACAATGTTCGACTTGACTGCATGTGCCACCGTTTACACACGGTCCTCACCAGTGCATGGAAAGACACAATGGCCGAAGATCCCGAGGCTGCTACCTATGAATCTGCCGTTTCTGACCTCTTTCGTTACGTCAAGCAAGCTACTGGCATACAGGTAAATGTTTTCAACTCATGttgcttaaaagtattttaccTCGTTCTGCGATGACAGTGTGTGTCTGTGCTATAcatgaacaataataatatgttgttacattttttattgcaaaaattacattattatatttttattagtttgttaTTGTTGGTGCCGCTAATGCTATGTTGTTGTTGTGactattgttgttgttgttacgtTGTAActtatatattgttaataataattattgtagGAACAACTACCAAAGTCACTAAAGCATGGAGGTGACACTAGACCGTGGATATCCATGTTTCGCCGAGCCGACTCTGTGGAAGACAGCTATGACGCACTCGTCGTTATTCTGACAAACAAGGACAAGCTATCGACAATCGCCAATGTTAGCAGAAAAGTTAACCGCGAAATTCGTGATGTGACTGACGGcataaaagatatatttgaaGGTATGGAGAAGGTTACTGAACCAACTATGCAACTAGTAGTTCCGTCTTACTACCTACTGATTAAGCGGCTTCAACCTGCACCAGGATTGACAACAGCAGCAGCAACATTTCGGCAAAAACTCATTAAATACttagatttaaagttttagaCATCTATTAAAGCAATGCATTGGCTATCGTGTTTCCTAGATCCCTCTTTCAGAAATTTTGCATTTATACCTAATGTGACGACGGCTGACAAAAGATTTAAGCGTGACTTGCTCAATGACGTCGATCAGTGGCTTCTGGCTGAAATGCAGCCCGCTGCTACACAAATTGCCAGGAAAGCAGCAGGAGAAGAATTGATGGAACAAGGTGTCCAACTCCAATTGGAAGCGCCAGCAAAGAAGAGAAGAACGGACCCGTTTGATGAGCTGCGAACAATGCAGTCAACGCGAGATCGGCCGCAGACGCAAGACGCGCAATTACATAATGAAGCAACAGTGCTACAGGAGACTTGCCAACATGAACTGTCCAGCTACAAGAGTCTTCGTGTTACTGCTGCGTGCAAGAACCCCTTAACCTTCTGGAATGACAACGCAGCCGATTATCCCATTCTAGCAGCAACATCTCGCAGACTATACTGCATATCAGCAAGCTCTGCGCAGTCAGAAAGAGACTTTTCTTCTGTTGGGCACTCCATTACAGACACAAGGTTGCAACTATCACCGGCTAACGTAGAAGCTATCGAATTAGTACGCTGGGGAATGCGAAATGACATGTTTCACTAATATAGTGCTCATTTATGTTAAAGCTGTTCTTTGTTAGTTTGCTTACTAACACATATAGTGACAGTAACTGAGTAACAACATATTATTTGTATCTAATATGGTTGTATAGGCTAGAATGTATTAAAATGTCGCCAATTTAACGGTATAATTATACATGTTTGCATGCACTCCGTGGGTCAACCCATGGGTTGGGTTGGGTTCATGTGGCAGTGGGTTGGGTTAGGATGGGTTCAATTTTCTTAACCCACTAACAACTCagatatatatagacatattaatatatattattaccaacaaaagttactggaagaaaaaaaagtgaaatttatgGCGCAAGTAACGGTTGACAGACGATTTAACCTTTTGGCTGCTTGATATTAAGAAAACGcttgaaaaaaaacacacaatTTTCATCAACTTTGCtctcttatatttttttgtatggtAAAGGTTTTTTGCATCAGTTAGTGTTACTCAACCCCTTTCCAACCATATATAGAAAGTACTAAGCTTTATATGGCTTTACTTATATGTTATTCATATCTTATGAccactttttacaaaaaaacttgccGCGTGaacgttttttcaaaataagatttaaaaggtAAGATTTCCTATGTATGCAGACGCATCCAATTTGATTGAAACTTTccatttatagttaaaaaaggaTGACGAATTGAATGGAAGGAGaaacatattttcaatttatacataaacTTTTAGTTCTCAGCATTTTAATACTTCAAAGTCGATTTATTGGAGGTTTATTTGGTATTTGGAGATTTATTggggaaaaaaatcatttttcaaaaatgttccCCTTCTAAAAGGCAAGTACAGCCTTTTCActttttaaaccaatatttatttatgttttcctAGGAATATGGTACTTA encodes:
- the LOC136076221 gene encoding uncharacterized protein LOC136076221, which codes for MHWLSCFLDPSFRNFAFIPNVTTADKRFKRDLLNDVDQWLLAEMQPAATQIARKAAGEELMEQGVQLQLEAPAKKRRTDPFDELRTMQSTRDRPQTQDAQLHNEATVLQETCQHELSSYKSLRVTAACKNPLTFWNDNAADYPILAATSRRLYCISASSAQSERDFSSVGHSITDTRLQLSPANVEAIELVRWGMRNDMFH